One genomic window of Sphingobacterium oryzagri includes the following:
- a CDS encoding response regulator codes for MNKVFICEDDSAIADVLKVGLEQEDLNVQVETNSVFAFGKLLDFKPEIVIVDLQMPVVSGDMLIQTIRGNRTLKNCFILCITANDRGREIALDAGANMIIHKPFQLQQLIDVVRSVLDAKGENRVK; via the coding sequence ATGAATAAAGTATTTATCTGTGAGGATGATTCAGCGATAGCCGATGTTTTAAAAGTAGGGCTCGAACAAGAAGATTTAAATGTTCAGGTAGAAACTAATAGCGTTTTCGCTTTTGGTAAATTACTTGATTTTAAACCGGAAATTGTCATAGTAGATCTGCAAATGCCCGTTGTTTCGGGAGATATGCTTATTCAAACTATTCGAGGCAACCGGACGTTAAAAAATTGTTTTATACTATGCATTACGGCAAATGATAGAGGCAGGGAGATTGCCCTAGATGCTGGCGCAAACATGATTATCCACAAACCATTCCAATTACAACAGCTTATTGATGTTGTGCGGTCGGTATTGGATGCCAAAGGTGAGAATCGCGTAAAATAA
- a CDS encoding alpha/beta hydrolase encodes MKQSLLISIYLLVTYATSIAQQQAEQSQVKTDTIHSEILKADRAYTIYLPRSYDTQSQKKYPILYLLHGLSGMNSNWFDKASVKQVQDQLVASSESVEMIIVSPNAGGDPETEWNGYFDMPGWKYEQFFFRELLPHIESTYRVIGNKQNRAVAGLSMGGGGSAAYGQKHADMFGSVYAMSALMAIPADRFIPQNQTAPSKRQLLTKSVIENSCVDYVANASEAQKEQLRTVKWFVDCGDDDFLLDTNIDFLRAMRAAKIPLEFRIRDGGHDWLYWHSALYSCLPFVSRNFQP; translated from the coding sequence ATGAAGCAAAGCCTATTGATCTCCATATACCTACTCGTCACCTACGCCACAAGCATTGCGCAGCAGCAAGCTGAACAAAGCCAAGTGAAAACGGATACGATCCATAGCGAAATATTAAAAGCAGATCGCGCGTATACAATCTACCTGCCTAGAAGCTACGACACGCAGTCTCAAAAAAAGTATCCAATCCTTTACTTGCTGCACGGCTTGTCGGGAATGAACTCCAACTGGTTTGATAAAGCTAGCGTAAAGCAAGTGCAGGATCAGCTGGTGGCAAGCAGCGAATCGGTCGAGATGATTATTGTCAGCCCGAATGCCGGAGGAGATCCGGAGACGGAGTGGAACGGTTATTTTGATATGCCGGGCTGGAAATACGAGCAGTTCTTTTTTAGGGAGCTGTTGCCACATATAGAAAGTACGTACAGGGTTATCGGTAATAAACAAAATAGGGCCGTGGCCGGGCTGTCCATGGGCGGGGGCGGTAGTGCTGCGTATGGGCAGAAGCATGCAGATATGTTTGGATCGGTGTATGCCATGAGTGCTTTGATGGCGATTCCTGCTGATCGCTTCATTCCGCAAAACCAAACAGCGCCAAGCAAACGCCAGTTGCTCACCAAATCAGTGATCGAGAATAGCTGTGTAGACTATGTTGCTAACGCTTCTGAGGCCCAAAAGGAGCAGCTAAGAACCGTAAAATGGTTTGTAGATTGCGGCGACGATGATTTCCTATTGGATACCAATATCGACTTCTTGCGTGCCATGCGTGCTGCCAAAATTCCGCTAGAATTTAGAATCAGGGATGGTGGGCATGATTGGCTTTACTGGCATTCTGCCCTGTATAGTTGCCTGCCATTTGTATCCCGAAATTTTCAGCCTTAG
- a CDS encoding glycosyltransferase, which translates to MLITLTFIIFLFFFLQLAVAIYNCYKKPYLKPSVETSSRRVSILIPARNEAENLGNLLESLAKQSYDNFEIIILDDSSDDDTYEIAKRYVPRFRDLKIIKGLPLLSGWTGKNYACAQLASSATGG; encoded by the coding sequence ATGCTTATTACTCTTACTTTTATAATTTTCCTCTTCTTCTTCCTTCAACTAGCAGTTGCCATTTACAACTGCTATAAAAAACCTTATCTTAAACCTTCTGTAGAGACCTCATCCAGAAGAGTATCCATTCTAATACCTGCAAGAAATGAAGCTGAAAATCTGGGCAATCTTCTTGAGTCACTTGCTAAGCAGTCCTATGATAATTTTGAAATAATAATATTAGACGATAGCTCTGATGATGACACCTACGAGATAGCTAAAAGATATGTACCAAGATTCAGAGACCTAAAGATTATAAAAGGTTTACCACTTTTATCAGGATGGACTGGTAAAAATTATGCATGTGCACAACTGGCATCTAGCGCTACAGGTGGGTAG
- a CDS encoding CsbD family protein — protein sequence MSELTWKGRWNELKGKVKQQYGELTDDDLTYAEGKEDELLGRLQKGTGKSKEEVEDWLNKM from the coding sequence ATGAGTGAATTAACTTGGAAAGGTCGTTGGAACGAACTTAAAGGAAAAGTAAAACAGCAATATGGCGAATTAACTGATGATGATTTAACGTACGCTGAAGGCAAAGAAGACGAATTACTAGGCCGTCTACAAAAGGGAACCGGGAAAAGCAAAGAGGAAGTAGAAGACTGGTTAAATAAAATGTAG
- a CDS encoding APC family permease: MKIGNRAYIGVWTGIGLTFSSMVGTGVFTSLGYQISDHSSLWSIVLLWVIGGFTAFTGGICYYQLIKQYPDSGGEVHFINELYGSKLSIVVALLSIVFGFAAPVALAALAVASYIQLYVPFAATQIALVTIIAVSGIHLLSLQISSIAQRILFLLKIGLIVVFICAAIPHMDVSTTAWQMSESHLQHLLSGKFFIALMFVHYSYSGWNTCIYVFREMRNRRTFFLSLFISVILVTVLYVLLNVSFISVSGLANLRGVTEVGQRAAYDLFGAQVGAIFSTLIGILLIANISAMIWSGSRVSLKTEEILCKRSNNKPIPSKHILLLMLVSLLFVLVSNFESLLITTSFILSLSMILVIGSLAFHSNKSIFKLRITTRLCAVFFCIITLVSNFYYLYNEFS, from the coding sequence GTGAAAATAGGTAATAGGGCATACATCGGCGTCTGGACAGGAATTGGTCTCACCTTTTCGAGCATGGTTGGCACAGGTGTATTCACCAGCTTAGGATATCAGATTAGCGACCATTCTTCCTTGTGGTCGATTGTATTATTGTGGGTGATAGGTGGCTTTACGGCTTTCACCGGCGGAATATGCTATTACCAATTGATCAAGCAATATCCCGATTCTGGTGGCGAGGTACACTTTATTAATGAATTGTATGGGAGTAAGCTTTCTATCGTGGTGGCGTTGCTCAGTATCGTATTCGGATTTGCAGCGCCAGTGGCTTTAGCAGCTTTGGCGGTGGCCAGTTATATCCAGCTGTATGTGCCTTTTGCCGCTACACAGATTGCGCTAGTCACGATTATCGCCGTTTCTGGTATACACCTACTTAGTTTGCAGATCAGTAGCATAGCACAGCGCATCTTGTTTCTCCTAAAAATTGGATTGATTGTAGTTTTCATCTGTGCGGCAATCCCCCACATGGATGTGTCAACGACCGCCTGGCAGATGTCAGAAAGCCACCTACAACATTTGCTGTCAGGGAAGTTTTTTATAGCGCTGATGTTTGTGCATTATTCCTATTCGGGGTGGAATACCTGTATATATGTGTTTAGAGAAATGCGCAATCGTCGTACATTTTTTTTGTCGCTCTTTATCTCCGTTATTTTGGTGACGGTATTGTACGTTTTACTAAACGTTAGTTTTATCTCGGTATCGGGCTTAGCAAATTTGCGCGGTGTCACTGAGGTTGGACAGCGGGCAGCCTACGATTTGTTTGGCGCGCAGGTGGGAGCAATTTTTTCTACGCTGATTGGAATATTGCTGATTGCGAATATCAGTGCTATGATCTGGAGTGGCTCACGAGTTTCATTGAAAACGGAAGAAATCCTGTGCAAGAGGAGCAATAACAAACCTATTCCTTCAAAACACATTCTGCTACTGATGCTGGTGAGCCTTTTATTTGTCTTAGTTTCTAACTTCGAAAGTCTATTGATTACGACTTCCTTTATACTGTCGCTGTCGATGATTTTGGTGATAGGCAGTCTAGCATTTCACAGTAATAAATCAATATTCAAACTCCGTATAACCACTCGGTTGTGTGCCGTTTTCTTCTGCATCATCACATTGGTTTCCAACTTTTATTATCTCTATAATGAGTTTTCTTAA
- a CDS encoding alpha/beta hydrolase produces the protein MNRKIIFIHGMFQNPMSWTPWINYFSSQGFDCHAPAWPDHEGEPQTLRTTPPANLGDLSLEEVIDRLERTVLAAGGNNPNVSERPMIIGHSVGGLIAQIFVNRGLASLAVAICPVAPNKMMTIDWPFFKNVASIANPFKGDQPFAHTQESFHESFCNTLTKEDAAVAFELTATQDSRNVLRGCLGAAGEIDLSSAHVPILFISAKEDKIIPYELVEKNAKAYSDIASVVTYKEFPDKSHYICLEPGSQEVINYVHEWINEQSATVPLFV, from the coding sequence ATGAACAGAAAGATAATTTTTATACACGGAATGTTTCAAAATCCAATGAGCTGGACACCTTGGATCAATTACTTCTCTTCACAGGGTTTTGATTGTCACGCACCCGCCTGGCCTGACCATGAGGGGGAACCTCAAACGCTTCGGACCACACCTCCCGCCAACTTAGGCGATCTTTCATTAGAAGAAGTTATCGATCGGTTAGAGCGCACTGTACTCGCCGCAGGCGGCAATAATCCCAACGTCAGTGAGAGACCAATGATTATCGGCCACTCGGTGGGCGGTCTAATTGCACAAATATTCGTTAATCGAGGCTTAGCTAGTCTAGCCGTAGCAATATGCCCGGTCGCGCCTAATAAAATGATGACAATCGATTGGCCCTTCTTTAAAAATGTAGCCTCCATCGCAAATCCTTTTAAAGGTGACCAACCTTTCGCTCATACGCAAGAATCATTTCACGAGAGCTTTTGCAATACATTAACTAAGGAGGACGCTGCTGTTGCTTTTGAGCTTACAGCCACGCAAGATAGCCGCAATGTGTTGCGTGGATGTTTAGGGGCGGCAGGAGAAATAGATCTTTCAAGTGCGCACGTTCCTATACTGTTCATTAGTGCAAAAGAAGACAAGATCATACCATATGAACTGGTAGAAAAGAATGCAAAAGCCTATAGCGACATCGCTAGCGTAGTGACTTATAAAGAGTTCCCAGATAAATCACATTATATCTGTCTTGAACCAGGTTCTCAAGAAGTTATTAATTACGTACACGAATGGATAAACGAGCAGAGCGCTACTGTACCGTTGTTTGTATAA
- a CDS encoding DDE-type integrase/transposase/recombinase: protein MFFRWKDRKIIGWDVSDTMNAECCRDVLVDTIQRHGKPETFNTDQWSQFTSEVFVRVL from the coding sequence ATGTTTTTTAGGTGGAAAGACCGAAAAATAATCGGTTGGGATGTGTCCGATACGATGAATGCCGAATGCTGTAGGGATGTTTTGGTAGATACGATCCAAAGGCATGGTAAACCTGAGACATTCAATACCGATCAGTGGTCTCAATTTACATCTGAAGTTTTTGTGAGGGTACTTTAA
- a CDS encoding response regulator, whose protein sequence is MRNKTIFICDDDRGITEMLEIVFQLSSMDVVVENNSVLAYEAIAQIKPDVLIVDLWMPVISGDLLIKKMKGNVNLKEIFVICMSASRNGEKIAIEAGADLFIAKPFDLDDILLAVDGALSAT, encoded by the coding sequence ATGAGAAACAAGACGATTTTTATATGCGACGACGATAGAGGGATTACAGAAATGTTGGAAATCGTTTTCCAACTATCATCCATGGATGTTGTTGTTGAAAATAATAGTGTATTGGCTTACGAGGCCATAGCTCAAATCAAACCGGATGTGCTTATTGTTGATTTGTGGATGCCGGTAATCTCAGGCGACTTACTTATTAAAAAAATGAAGGGTAACGTGAATCTAAAGGAGATTTTCGTTATTTGTATGTCAGCAAGTAGGAATGGCGAAAAAATTGCTATTGAAGCTGGTGCGGATCTTTTTATCGCTAAGCCATTTGATCTGGACGATATACTATTGGCTGTGGATGGAGCACTTAGCGCAACCTGA